The Mycetohabitans endofungorum genome contains a region encoding:
- a CDS encoding cytochrome b, with amino-acid sequence MPATPATDRYSKPAIFLHWAIFLLVALAYVAIEVRGPKGSDSRTFWNTIHFCSGSLVLALASLRLLWRLWHGVPAEVESTRILVFLARVVHLALYLFIFTQPLLGILMVNAGGNPVSLPIVGLDIRLIGADPVARPLLKAMHKFTGNLFYWVIGLHALAAIGRHVLLRDRTLRRML; translated from the coding sequence ATGCCCGCCACCCCCGCGACGGATCGTTATTCCAAACCCGCCATTTTCTTGCACTGGGCGATTTTCCTGCTCGTTGCACTCGCCTATGTCGCGATCGAGGTACGCGGCCCGAAGGGCAGCGACAGCCGCACATTCTGGAACACAATTCATTTCTGTTCCGGCTCGCTGGTACTGGCCCTCGCGTCGCTGCGGTTACTCTGGCGCCTGTGGCACGGGGTGCCCGCGGAGGTCGAGTCGACACGCATACTGGTGTTCCTTGCGCGCGTCGTGCACTTGGCGCTGTACCTGTTCATCTTCACGCAGCCGCTGCTCGGCATCCTGATGGTCAACGCCGGTGGCAACCCGGTCTCGCTGCCGATCGTCGGGCTGGACATCCGGCTGATCGGCGCGGATCCTGTCGCGCGGCCACTGCTCAAGGCAATGCACAAGTTCACCGGCAACCTGTTCTACTGGGTGATCGGATTGCATGCGTTGGCCGCGATCGGCCGTCACGTGCTGCTGCGGGACCGGACGCTGCGCCGGATGCTGTAG
- a CDS encoding NAD(P)H-dependent flavin oxidoreductase, whose amino-acid sequence MGVGVSAHRLAGTVASLGAVGTISSVDLRRHHPDLMEQSQRSRDRQLIDSLNLEALRREVAAALQLASGNGLVAVNVMRAVSSYASYVTQACESGAGAVVVGAGLPLDLPELTADFPDMALIPILSDARGIGLVLKKWMRRNRLPDAIIIENPRYAAGHLGAPTLDGFDHPNYAFQHVLEGARELFKTLGLEMENIPLIVAGGIHSHEQVRHLLDLGASAVQLGTAFAVTEEGDAHPNFKKVLVEAKPEDIVTFMSVAGLPARAVRTPWLASYLEKEQKLQRAAKPRRCTVGFDCLQQCGLRDGIGKHGQFCIDMRLAHALSGDVGRGLFFRGSETLPFGHVIRPVRELLDYLLGGVTQVRAPTTAARPYTDASPVRQCISAAARPGAPMP is encoded by the coding sequence ATGGGCGTGGGCGTGTCTGCACATCGTCTGGCGGGAACTGTCGCATCGCTTGGCGCGGTAGGCACGATCTCGAGTGTGGACTTGCGCCGTCACCATCCGGATTTAATGGAACAAAGCCAGCGTTCGCGCGACCGGCAATTGATCGATTCGCTGAATCTGGAGGCGCTGCGCCGGGAAGTGGCGGCCGCATTGCAGCTAGCTTCGGGCAATGGCTTGGTTGCGGTCAACGTGATGCGCGCGGTGTCTTCATATGCCTCCTACGTCACCCAGGCATGCGAAAGTGGCGCAGGTGCGGTCGTGGTCGGCGCGGGTCTGCCGTTGGACCTGCCGGAGTTGACTGCCGACTTTCCGGACATGGCGTTGATTCCAATCTTGTCGGATGCACGCGGTATCGGCCTGGTGCTGAAAAAGTGGATGCGCAGAAACCGCCTGCCGGACGCTATTATCATCGAGAACCCTCGTTATGCGGCTGGGCATCTCGGCGCGCCGACGCTTGATGGGTTCGACCATCCGAACTATGCGTTCCAGCATGTGCTGGAAGGCGCGCGCGAATTGTTCAAGACGCTTGGGCTGGAGATGGAGAACATCCCGTTGATTGTCGCGGGGGGGATCCACAGTCACGAGCAGGTTCGGCATCTGCTCGACCTCGGCGCCAGCGCCGTGCAACTGGGCACCGCGTTTGCGGTGACGGAAGAAGGTGACGCGCATCCGAATTTCAAAAAGGTGCTGGTCGAGGCAAAGCCAGAGGACATCGTGACGTTCATGAGCGTGGCCGGCTTGCCTGCGCGTGCCGTGCGCACGCCGTGGCTGGCCAGCTATCTCGAGAAGGAGCAGAAGCTGCAGCGGGCCGCCAAGCCGCGGCGATGCACGGTCGGATTCGACTGCCTGCAGCAGTGCGGGCTGCGCGATGGCATTGGCAAGCATGGGCAGTTTTGCATTGATATGAGGCTGGCCCATGCGCTCTCGGGTGACGTCGGGCGAGGATTGTTCTTTCGCGGCTCGGAAACATTGCCGTTCGGCCATGTAATCCGTCCAGTGCGCGAGTTACTTGATTATCTGCTAGGTGGCGTGACACAGGTGCGTGCGCCGACGACAGCGGCTCGGCCATATACAGATGCAAGCCCGGTCCGCCAGTGTATTTCCGCTGCAGCTCGTCCTGGTGCTCCAATGCCTTAA
- a CDS encoding NYN domain-containing protein has protein sequence MPTAILIDGAFFIKRFRAIEPHNAHDARRAAECAHRWACAHLTPKPRRNGGGYDEQADRQQVRRQRRELYRIFFYDCPPLDKKMHNPVSRRSIDFGKSPEAVFRLALHEHLRGMRKVALRLGHLSTLTPWVIKPEKVGDLLAGRIQMADITPDDVMVDVRQKGVDMRIGIDVSSLAFKKQVDQIVLIAGDADFVPAAKQARREGIDFILDPMWKGIPPNLNEHIDGLRSTCPQPQRKSNPHDRMWCEIQ, from the coding sequence ATGCCAACAGCGATCCTGATTGATGGGGCTTTCTTTATCAAGCGCTTTCGCGCTATCGAACCGCACAACGCGCATGATGCACGGCGAGCTGCGGAATGTGCGCACCGGTGGGCCTGTGCTCATCTAACGCCGAAGCCCCGCCGAAATGGCGGAGGATATGATGAACAAGCGGACAGGCAACAAGTGCGACGTCAACGACGGGAGCTTTATCGAATTTTCTTCTATGATTGCCCGCCACTGGACAAGAAAATGCACAATCCGGTCAGCAGAAGATCAATCGATTTCGGCAAATCCCCTGAAGCTGTGTTTCGCTTGGCACTTCATGAACATCTACGCGGAATGCGAAAGGTTGCACTTCGCTTAGGCCACCTGTCGACGCTGACACCCTGGGTAATCAAGCCGGAGAAGGTCGGCGACCTATTGGCTGGGCGAATTCAGATGGCAGATATTACGCCGGACGACGTCATGGTTGACGTGCGCCAGAAAGGCGTTGATATGCGCATCGGGATCGACGTTTCTTCGTTGGCATTCAAAAAGCAGGTTGATCAAATCGTTCTGATAGCCGGAGACGCCGACTTCGTACCGGCCGCTAAACAGGCCCGACGCGAGGGTATCGATTTCATCCTCGATCCGATGTGGAAAGGAATTCCACCGAACTTGAACGAACACATCGACGGATTACGTTCAACCTGTCCTCAGCCGCAACGCAAATCCAACCCGCATGATCGGATGTGGTGTGAGATACAGTGA
- a CDS encoding type II toxin-antitoxin system RelE/ParE family toxin, protein MFKVLTTPQFDEWFDEVRDPIASAAINVRIERAKLGNLGYWRAVGEGVCEMKIDVGLGYRAYFVRRGKIIVVLLCGGDKSTQKKDIKLAKKLAGELED, encoded by the coding sequence ATGTTCAAAGTTCTGACCACCCCCCAATTCGATGAGTGGTTCGACGAGGTTCGCGACCCGATCGCAAGCGCGGCGATTAACGTTCGCATCGAACGTGCAAAGCTCGGCAATCTTGGGTACTGGCGTGCTGTCGGCGAAGGCGTCTGCGAGATGAAGATCGACGTTGGTCTAGGCTACCGCGCCTACTTCGTGCGGCGGGGCAAAATCATCGTCGTGCTGCTGTGCGGTGGTGACAAATCAACGCAGAAAAAAGACATCAAACTGGCGAAAAAGCTCGCCGGCGAACTGGAGGATTAA
- a CDS encoding addiction module antidote protein encodes MKISELTEFDGSKYLKDEETVRHYLAQAFEEGDPRLIQAALGNVAKARGMTALSRESGVKREALYRALSEGGNAEFATVMKVVRALGLHLTITASPVHAAEPAPAPAPTRTRVRTAAHA; translated from the coding sequence ATGAAAATCAGCGAACTGACTGAATTCGACGGCTCGAAGTACCTGAAGGACGAAGAAACGGTTCGTCACTATCTGGCGCAAGCGTTCGAAGAGGGAGATCCGCGCCTGATTCAAGCCGCGCTCGGGAACGTCGCGAAGGCGCGCGGGATGACGGCGCTCTCGCGCGAGTCCGGTGTGAAGCGGGAAGCGCTCTATCGCGCTCTGTCGGAAGGCGGAAACGCGGAGTTTGCAACGGTCATGAAGGTTGTGCGCGCGTTGGGACTGCATTTGACCATCACTGCATCGCCCGTGCATGCGGCGGAGCCTGCTCCCGCGCCGGCGCCAACTCGGACGCGCGTGCGTACCGCCGCGCACGCGTAA
- a CDS encoding phage portal protein, giving the protein MMGKTERQRRAHNLSARRCRARASAFTFGDPVPVLNRAELLDYTELATINGWYEPPVSWSGLAKSFRAGTHHASALYFKRNVLSSTFVPHRLLSRDTFRRWALDFLMFGNGYLERQTNRLGGTLKFEAVPAKYVRRATDLERYAQTDGWRPVHEFTPGTIHHLAEPDVNQEVYGLPEYLGALHAAWLNESSTLFRRRYYENGSHAGFILYVTDPAQNQDDIDDMRAALKSAKGPGNFRNLFYYAPHGKKDGIQLIPVSEVAAKDEFFNIKNVTRDDLLAAHRVPPQLLGIVPGNTGGFGAADTAAKVFGRNEIVPLQAQFLAFNEWAGDEIVRFVPYAIDMPAANGAAPAIGVASA; this is encoded by the coding sequence ATGATGGGAAAAACCGAGCGGCAAAGGCGCGCTCACAACCTGTCAGCCCGACGCTGCCGTGCTCGGGCGAGCGCCTTCACGTTTGGCGATCCAGTGCCGGTGCTCAATCGCGCCGAGCTGCTCGACTACACGGAGTTGGCGACCATCAATGGATGGTACGAGCCGCCGGTGAGCTGGTCGGGCTTAGCGAAGTCGTTCCGAGCTGGCACGCATCACGCGTCGGCGCTGTACTTCAAGCGCAATGTACTCTCGTCCACGTTCGTGCCGCACCGGCTGCTGTCGCGCGACACGTTCCGCCGCTGGGCGCTGGACTTTTTGATGTTCGGCAACGGGTACCTTGAGCGGCAGACGAACCGGCTGGGCGGCACGCTCAAATTCGAAGCGGTGCCAGCCAAGTACGTGCGTCGCGCCACGGACCTGGAGCGGTATGCACAGACAGATGGATGGCGGCCCGTGCACGAATTTACGCCCGGCACAATCCACCATTTGGCCGAGCCGGACGTAAATCAGGAAGTGTATGGCTTGCCCGAGTACCTCGGCGCGCTACACGCGGCGTGGCTCAACGAGTCATCGACGCTCTTTCGACGTCGCTACTACGAGAATGGCAGCCATGCCGGTTTCATCTTGTACGTGACGGATCCGGCACAGAATCAGGACGACATCGACGACATGCGCGCCGCGCTTAAAAGCGCGAAGGGGCCGGGCAATTTCCGTAACCTTTTTTACTACGCGCCCCATGGCAAGAAAGACGGGATCCAGCTGATTCCGGTGTCGGAAGTGGCCGCCAAGGATGAGTTCTTCAATATCAAGAACGTCACACGCGACGATTTGCTCGCTGCGCACCGCGTACCGCCACAGTTGCTGGGGATCGTACCGGGCAATACCGGCGGCTTTGGGGCAGCGGATACCGCCGCGAAGGTGTTCGGGCGCAATGAAATTGTGCCATTGCAGGCGCAGTTCCTCGCGTTCAACGAGTGGGCGGGTGACGAAATCGTGCGGTTTGTGCCGTATGCGATCGATATGCCTGCCGCGAATGGTGCCGCGCCAGCCATCGGCGTGGCATCAGCCTAA
- a CDS encoding terminase ATPase subunit family protein produces the protein MSDIAYRPLSVDLRKQARALYWQGWRVSSIARHLNLKRATVESWKRRDGWHNASPIDTVEFTTERRVNTLIAKEKKDGADYKEIDLLMRQLERIARVRKYGESGREADLNLHIAARNAAPKKKPTRNDFSDAQRESLVDAFRASLFDYQKVWWRAGQHRTRNILKSRQIGATWYFAREALVDALDTGRNQIFLSASRAQAHVFRQYITQFAREAADVDLTGDPIVLPNEAILYFLGTNARTAQSYHGNFYFDEYFWVPRFRELNKVASGMAMHQHWRKTYFSTPSSMSHEAYPFWSGEHRNRGRAKAEHFHLDSSHQALARGRLCEDRQWRQIVTVEDAAAAGCTLFDLAELRDEYSADEYANLLMCQFIDDTASIFRLADLQRCMVDSWQEWTDDFKPLAARPFGDRPVWVGYDPALSGDSAGCVVVAPPLVADGPFRILEKHQWRGLDFEAQARSIEQITQRYTVTYMAIDTTGIGQGVYQLVRQFYPRVVAFNYSPEVKGRLVLKGLSVVGHARLQFDAGWTDMAQSFMAIRKTLTASGRQVTYEASRSEQTGHADLAWAVLHAISNEPLEGMAARHAGFMEICS, from the coding sequence ATGTCGGACATTGCCTATCGCCCGCTTTCTGTTGACCTCCGCAAGCAAGCCCGTGCGCTGTACTGGCAGGGCTGGCGTGTGTCGTCCATCGCGCGTCATCTGAATCTCAAACGGGCGACCGTCGAGTCATGGAAGCGACGTGACGGCTGGCATAACGCGTCACCGATCGATACGGTCGAGTTCACGACTGAGAGGCGTGTCAACACGCTGATCGCTAAGGAGAAGAAGGATGGCGCCGATTACAAAGAAATTGACCTACTGATGCGCCAACTCGAACGCATTGCGCGCGTGCGCAAGTACGGCGAAAGTGGCCGGGAAGCGGATCTCAATCTTCATATCGCGGCACGTAATGCCGCGCCGAAGAAAAAGCCAACGCGTAACGATTTCAGTGACGCGCAACGCGAGAGCCTGGTTGACGCGTTTCGCGCGTCGCTGTTCGACTACCAAAAGGTGTGGTGGCGCGCCGGGCAGCACCGCACGCGCAACATTCTGAAGTCACGGCAGATCGGCGCGACGTGGTATTTCGCACGCGAGGCGCTGGTCGATGCGCTCGACACGGGACGCAACCAGATTTTTTTGTCCGCCAGTCGCGCGCAGGCACATGTGTTCCGCCAGTACATCACGCAGTTCGCGCGCGAAGCGGCCGACGTTGATTTGACGGGCGATCCGATCGTGTTGCCGAACGAAGCAATACTGTATTTCCTCGGCACGAACGCGCGTACTGCCCAGAGCTATCACGGCAACTTCTATTTCGACGAGTATTTTTGGGTGCCGCGCTTTCGCGAGCTGAATAAAGTCGCCTCCGGCATGGCGATGCATCAGCACTGGCGCAAGACCTACTTTTCGACGCCATCGAGCATGAGCCATGAAGCGTATCCGTTTTGGAGTGGCGAGCACCGCAACCGAGGGCGGGCAAAGGCCGAGCACTTCCACCTCGACAGCTCACATCAAGCGCTGGCCCGTGGCCGACTGTGCGAGGACCGGCAGTGGCGTCAGATCGTCACCGTCGAGGATGCGGCGGCGGCCGGCTGCACGCTCTTTGACTTGGCCGAGCTGCGTGATGAGTACAGCGCCGACGAGTACGCGAACTTGCTAATGTGCCAGTTCATCGACGACACCGCGTCGATTTTCCGGCTCGCCGACTTGCAGCGCTGCATGGTCGATTCATGGCAGGAGTGGACGGACGACTTCAAACCGCTCGCGGCGCGCCCGTTCGGTGACCGCCCGGTGTGGGTCGGCTACGACCCGGCGCTGTCGGGGGATTCGGCCGGGTGCGTCGTCGTGGCGCCGCCGCTGGTGGCCGACGGTCCCTTCCGCATACTGGAAAAGCACCAGTGGCGCGGCCTGGACTTCGAAGCGCAGGCGCGCAGCATCGAGCAGATCACGCAGCGTTACACCGTCACGTATATGGCGATCGATACGACCGGCATCGGGCAGGGCGTCTATCAGCTCGTGCGTCAGTTTTACCCGCGGGTGGTTGCGTTTAATTACTCGCCGGAAGTGAAGGGCCGGCTCGTGCTCAAAGGGCTGTCGGTGGTGGGCCATGCCCGGTTGCAGTTCGATGCGGGTTGGACCGACATGGCGCAGTCGTTTATGGCCATTCGCAAGACGCTGACCGCCAGCGGCCGTCAGGTGACGTATGAGGCCAGCCGCAGCGAGCAAACCGGTCACGCGGATCTCGCTTGGGCAGTGCTGCACGCGATATCGAACGAGCCGCTCGAAGGCATGGCGGCTCGTCATGCTGGATTTATGGAGATTTGTTCATGA
- a CDS encoding GPO family capsid scaffolding protein, producing MPTLEHPTSKSKWFRIAVEGATTDGRTISREWIAQMAKNYSRTLYGARVNLEHIRGVLPDGPFNAYGDVLALEARDETGEFAGKVGLYAQIEPTPNLVELTRAKQKIYTSCEVDPSFADTKQAYLVGLAVTDSPASLGTEMLTFAASAQANPLAPRKQSPQNVFSEAIETAMEFEPTALSQERNESVFSKIADILGLVKKKEQSDDVRLTDLACAIEAIAQHSGDQHTRVEHLATRLDQLSADLAAERDAHAATAHALADLTTALSKQSSAPRPVALGQRGPIATDC from the coding sequence ATGCCAACCTTGGAACACCCTACCAGCAAGTCGAAGTGGTTTCGCATCGCCGTCGAAGGCGCGACTACCGATGGGCGCACCATCTCGCGCGAGTGGATTGCGCAGATGGCGAAGAACTACAGCCGTACGTTGTACGGTGCACGCGTGAATCTCGAACACATCCGTGGCGTGCTGCCCGATGGCCCCTTTAACGCGTATGGTGACGTGCTCGCACTTGAAGCGCGCGATGAGACCGGCGAGTTTGCCGGCAAGGTGGGGCTGTATGCGCAGATTGAACCGACGCCTAATCTGGTCGAGCTTACGCGCGCCAAGCAAAAGATTTATACGTCATGCGAGGTGGACCCGTCGTTTGCCGACACCAAGCAAGCGTATCTAGTGGGCCTGGCGGTGACCGACAGTCCAGCGAGTCTGGGTACCGAGATGCTCACGTTCGCCGCCAGCGCGCAAGCGAACCCGCTTGCGCCGCGTAAGCAATCGCCACAGAACGTGTTTTCCGAAGCGATTGAAACTGCCATGGAATTTGAGCCGACCGCCCTATCACAGGAGCGCAATGAGTCTGTTTTCTCAAAAATCGCCGACATTTTGGGACTGGTCAAAAAGAAGGAGCAAAGCGACGACGTACGCTTGACCGACCTCGCGTGTGCGATCGAGGCGATCGCCCAACACAGCGGCGACCAACATACCCGCGTCGAGCACTTGGCCACGCGCCTCGATCAGTTGAGCGCCGACTTGGCCGCCGAGCGCGATGCGCATGCGGCGACCGCACACGCCCTGGCTGACCTGACCACGGCACTGTCCAAGCAAAGCAGCGCGCCGCGCCCAGTGGCACTGGGTCAGCGTGGCCCAATCGCCACCGATTGCTAA
- a CDS encoding phage major capsid protein, P2 family — protein sequence MRNTTRQKFNAFTAQLAELNGVPNAAEKFTVEPSVQQTLENRLTESSEFLQRINVIGVVEQQGQKLGLGVGSPIASTTDTSVKDRTTVDATDLDPSGYFCTKTDFDTHLTYAKLDAWAKFDDFQIRVRDAIVKRQALDRICIGFNGTSRAASSDRQQHPLLQDVNKGWLQKYREQSPERVLSEGKTSGKIAIGGAGADFATLDAAVYDALSNLVEPWYQDDTALVVICGRGLLHDKYFPILNTQNVPSEQMAADMIVGQKRIGGLPAVSVPYFPANAFLIQRLDHLSIYWQEGARRRAVTDNPKRDRIENYESSNDAYVVEDFGSGCLVENIEIAAKHDASDDTSRARAKDTP from the coding sequence ATGCGCAACACCACTCGGCAAAAGTTCAACGCGTTCACCGCCCAGCTTGCCGAACTCAATGGCGTGCCAAACGCAGCCGAGAAGTTCACGGTCGAGCCCAGCGTGCAGCAGACGCTCGAAAATCGGCTGACCGAATCAAGCGAATTCCTGCAACGCATCAACGTAATTGGCGTGGTCGAGCAGCAAGGCCAAAAACTGGGCCTGGGAGTGGGTTCACCAATCGCCAGTACGACCGACACGTCGGTCAAAGACCGCACGACGGTCGATGCCACGGACCTAGATCCGAGTGGGTACTTTTGCACAAAGACCGACTTCGATACGCACCTGACCTATGCGAAGCTGGACGCGTGGGCCAAGTTTGACGACTTTCAAATTCGCGTGCGCGATGCGATCGTCAAGCGCCAAGCGCTCGATCGTATTTGCATCGGCTTCAATGGTACGAGCCGCGCGGCGAGCTCCGATCGTCAGCAACACCCGCTCTTGCAAGACGTCAACAAGGGCTGGTTGCAAAAGTACCGCGAACAGTCCCCAGAGCGCGTGCTCAGCGAAGGCAAGACATCGGGCAAGATCGCCATTGGTGGCGCGGGCGCGGATTTTGCCACGCTCGACGCGGCCGTCTACGATGCGCTATCCAATCTGGTCGAACCGTGGTATCAGGACGACACGGCGCTGGTGGTCATCTGCGGTCGAGGCCTGCTACACGACAAGTATTTCCCGATTCTGAACACGCAAAACGTGCCCAGCGAGCAAATGGCCGCCGACATGATCGTGGGCCAAAAGCGCATCGGTGGGCTGCCAGCCGTGTCGGTGCCGTACTTTCCCGCCAACGCGTTCCTGATTCAGCGGCTGGACCACTTGTCGATCTACTGGCAGGAAGGCGCGCGGCGCCGTGCAGTCACCGACAATCCGAAGCGCGACCGCATCGAGAACTACGAGTCGTCGAACGATGCCTATGTGGTCGAGGACTTTGGCTCGGGCTGTCTCGTGGAAAACATCGAGATTGCCGCCAAGCACGATGCGAGCGACGACACGAGCCGGGCTCGCGCGAAGGATACGCCGTGA
- the gpM gene encoding phage terminase small subunit, which translates to MISLAKRHIERVRAAKTATLAQSGESLIGASHYELMLAKLASDKRRLKAIQSVARKIDVKREVLPDYAAYVDGALAGGRGAQDDVLMTVMIWRIDAGDYAGALDIARYALRHGLTLPDQYERSTAAAIAEEFADAALAALRDGGPFDATQLAEVHALTQSCDMHDPIRAKLHKALGLLDMRAIGCDSLDDASDRARAQAALASLREALRLDARSGVKQSIARLDSMLSAAHGLAARL; encoded by the coding sequence GTGATCAGTCTGGCCAAACGTCACATTGAGCGCGTGCGGGCTGCCAAGACGGCCACGCTGGCGCAGTCGGGCGAATCGCTCATCGGGGCAAGTCACTATGAGTTGATGCTGGCCAAACTCGCCAGTGACAAGCGACGCTTGAAGGCGATCCAGTCCGTGGCCCGCAAAATCGACGTGAAGCGCGAGGTGCTGCCTGACTATGCCGCCTATGTGGACGGTGCCCTTGCAGGCGGACGCGGTGCGCAGGACGATGTGCTGATGACTGTCATGATTTGGCGCATCGACGCCGGCGATTATGCCGGCGCACTGGACATCGCGCGGTACGCGCTGCGGCATGGCCTGACGCTACCCGACCAGTATGAGCGCTCGACGGCGGCCGCCATCGCCGAAGAGTTTGCAGACGCGGCACTGGCCGCACTACGCGATGGTGGCCCGTTCGACGCCACGCAGCTGGCTGAGGTGCATGCGCTCACGCAGTCGTGCGACATGCACGATCCGATCCGCGCGAAGCTGCACAAAGCGTTGGGGCTGCTGGACATGCGAGCCATCGGTTGCGACAGCCTGGATGACGCCAGCGATCGAGCGCGAGCGCAGGCGGCCTTAGCGAGCCTGCGCGAGGCATTGCGGCTCGATGCGCGATCCGGCGTAAAACAGAGCATCGCTCGACTCGACTCGATGTTGAGCGCCGCGCACGGCTTAGCCGCGCGTTTGTAA
- a CDS encoding head completion/stabilization protein yields MSGFFAIPDTPGRAVARPPATPGTVANDGWFPDIDLAGLRDAMRLDGTITDERLRLATLDALASVNDELATWQAAQVAAGHADLASVPAPHVDGVSVHVVRYRRAIYHRVRADVLEQYRGYDTTKAGASRTEDVTDAISEARRNVRWAINAIRGIPLSTIELI; encoded by the coding sequence ATGAGCGGCTTTTTTGCCATCCCCGATACGCCCGGTCGCGCGGTAGCGCGCCCGCCCGCTACACCAGGCACCGTCGCCAACGACGGGTGGTTTCCTGATATTGATCTCGCCGGCCTGCGCGATGCGATGCGGCTCGATGGCACGATCACGGACGAACGGTTGCGCCTAGCCACACTGGACGCGCTCGCCAGCGTCAATGACGAATTGGCAACGTGGCAGGCCGCCCAGGTCGCGGCCGGCCACGCCGATCTAGCCAGTGTGCCAGCACCGCACGTCGATGGTGTCAGCGTGCACGTCGTGCGCTATCGCCGCGCGATTTACCACCGCGTGCGAGCCGACGTGTTGGAGCAGTATCGCGGCTACGACACAACCAAGGCCGGCGCCAGTCGCACTGAAGATGTCACAGACGCGATCAGCGAAGCGCGGCGTAACGTGCGGTGGGCGATCAACGCGATTCGCGGCATCCCACTGTCAACGATCGAGTTGATCTAA
- a CDS encoding tail protein X: MKVISRQGDTLDALCWRHYGRTDGTVEAALQANPGLAELGVILPIGTVVELPDASAIASTAPLVQLFD; encoded by the coding sequence ATGAAAGTCATTTCACGCCAAGGCGATACGCTTGACGCGCTGTGCTGGCGCCATTACGGACGCACCGATGGCACCGTCGAAGCCGCGCTGCAGGCCAATCCAGGATTGGCGGAGCTGGGCGTGATATTGCCAATCGGCACTGTCGTCGAGCTGCCCGACGCAAGCGCAATCGCGAGCACCGCGCCACTTGTGCAACTGTTTGATTGA
- a CDS encoding putative holin yields MAEPNTTTAAALSVVIGIVSVVPGVDGNALIGAFTGAALVVVSSKDMGLLKRTAYLLISLVMGYLAAPEIVHATPIRSSGVAAFFAAALVIVVTLQLIERVKSADIFVFLKRNR; encoded by the coding sequence ATGGCCGAACCTAACACCACTACCGCAGCGGCGTTATCCGTTGTGATCGGCATCGTCAGCGTTGTGCCTGGCGTCGACGGTAATGCACTGATTGGTGCCTTCACCGGCGCGGCCCTCGTGGTCGTTTCCTCGAAGGATATGGGGTTATTGAAGCGCACCGCGTATCTACTGATCTCGCTGGTGATGGGGTATCTCGCCGCACCGGAAATTGTGCATGCCACACCGATACGATCGAGCGGCGTGGCCGCGTTCTTCGCTGCGGCACTGGTCATCGTCGTGACGCTGCAATTGATCGAGCGAGTCAAGTCGGCCGATATCTTTGTGTTTCTCAAAAGGAACCGGTGA
- a CDS encoding phage holin family protein: MQTSLTFIALAAYLCTLLRLLAYRRQGARYRKCMSWLAWIFMATLGGTAIDLALHNRPIDLFDAAMAVFIAGFAWAVRGNVARLLDQQAQTR, translated from the coding sequence ATGCAGACATCGCTGACTTTCATCGCGCTCGCCGCCTATCTATGCACACTACTGCGGTTACTCGCTTACCGTCGGCAAGGTGCGCGGTACCGCAAGTGCATGTCATGGCTCGCGTGGATATTCATGGCTACGTTGGGCGGTACCGCCATCGATCTAGCGCTTCACAACAGGCCCATTGATCTATTCGATGCCGCGATGGCAGTCTTCATTGCTGGGTTCGCGTGGGCAGTACGGGGAAACGTGGCACGGTTACTGGACCAGCAGGCACAGACGCGATGA